AGGGCGGCCCCTTCACCGTTTTCGCCCCGACGGACGAGGCCTTCGCCAAGCTCCCCGAGGGCACGGTGGCCCATCTGCTGGCGAACCCCGAGCAGCTGAAGAAGGTGCTGCTGCTGCACGTGGTCAGCGGCAAGGTCGCGGCGGCCGACGTGGTGAAGCTGCACGAGGCCGAGAGCCTCAACGGCGAGAAGCTGACCATCGACACGAAGGATGGCGTCAAGATCGACGGCGCGAAGGTCGTCCAGACCGACATCGAGGCCAGCAACGGCATCGTCCACGTGATCGACACCGTCCTGATCCCGGAGAACCTGTAGGACCACCGCGGCGGCGGGTGGCTCCCGCCGCCGGTTTTCCATGAAGGAGTTCGCGACATGAACGTCACGACGAAGTCCCTGACGATGCTGCTGCTGCTGGCCCTGGGCGCCTTCGCCCTGACCGGCTGCAGCGACGACGACGAGAACCCGATGACGCCCGACATGGGGAGCGGCGCCATGCTGCGGGTGGTGCACGCCTCGCCCGACGCCCCGGCCGTGGACATCTACGCCGAGGGCGTGAGCGCCCCCCTGCTGACGGACGTGTCCTACACCGAGACAAGCGCCTGGCTCGATCTGGCCGCCGGAACCTACAACATCCAGCTGCGGGCGGCCGGCGCCGACCCGGCTTCCGCTCCCGCCTACGAGACGGGCGACCTGACCGTGCCGGCCGGTGCGACCATCACCGCCCTGGCGGTGGGCCTGCTCGGCAGCACCGACGCCGACGCCAGGTTCCGCGTGATTCCGCTGGTCGAGGACTGGCAGGACCCGGGCAGCGGCAACGCGGCCGTGCGCCTCGTGCACGGCTCGGCCGATGCGCCCGCCGTGGCCATCGACGTGGGCAACGACGGCACCCCCGAGATCAGCGGCTTCGCCCGCTTCGCCGACAGCGGCGCCGACGGTGTGCCCCTGCCCGCCGGGGCGGCCCTTGACGTGGGCATCTGGGCCGGCAGCCCGCTGTCCCGCGTGACTGCCTTCCGGACCCCCGCCCTGCCCGAGGCGAACATCATCCTGGTGGCGACGGGTCTGGTCGGCGAGCGGCCCCGCGACGCCGACGGTTTCGGTCTGCTCGCCGTCGGTCCCGCCGGCACCATCGGCCTGATCCGCCAGAACCCGAGCGTGTTCGTCCTGCACGGGTCGCCCGATGCGCCCGCGGTCGACGTGTTCGTGTCGGGCACCGACGTCGAGCTGATCGACGCGCTGGCGTTCGGCGAGCTCTCGGCGCCGGTGCAGGTCGCGCCGGGCAGCTACGCCCTCGACGTGAAGGTCGCCGCCGGTGGCGCCACCGCCGCGACGATCACCACGCCGGAGCTGATGGCCGGCGAGCGCTATCTGGTCGTGGCGAGCGGCTTCGTGGGGGGCAGCCAGCCCGGCTTCACGGTCCTGCCGCTGGCCGAGCAGTTCGCCGACGACATGGATGCCCGCGTGCGCGTGGTCCACGCCTCGCCGGACGCCCCGGCCGTCGATGTCGGGGTGGTCACGGCCGACAAGGCCTTCACGCCCCTGGCGCCCTTCTCGGACCTCGCCTTCGGCGCGGCTTCCGAGGCGACGGGGCTTTCGGTCGGTCCGGCCGCCTTGACCCTGGGCGTCGCCGCCACCGGCACGATCGACCCCGTCGCCACCTTCGACGTGACGCTGTCGGCGGGCCAGCAGGCCTTCGCCGTGGCCGCCGGCAGCCTCACCGGAACGGGCGAGGGGTTCCGCCTCATGCTCGTCGACACGACCGGCTTCCCGTGGGTGACCGCTTCGGTGCTGCCCAACGGGATGAACTAGAGCCCCCGGGGCGGATCGCGGCCACCGGCCGCACCGCCTGTGGTCGGCCGGCCGGCGCCTGATCTCGTCGGCCGGCCGCGCCAGGGGAAGAAACGCGAAAGGCCGACCCTGCCGGGTCGGCCTTTCGCATTGTGCAGGCCGTCGTCACACGGGCGGCCGGCTGCCTTCGCCGTAGCCGGTCAGCTCGACGAAGGCGCGCCCGCGCGTCTCCCCGCTGCCGGCATCGCGCACCCGCATGGCCCCTTCCCAGTAGTGGATCCCCGTCCGGGGCGACACGTTCTCCTGGTCCGGCAGCACCGCCTCGAGGCGCAGGTCGAGCCCCGCGCCGGGCACCTGCAGCCGCCAGGCGACGGGGTACTCGGCGCCGGTGTGGGGGCTGGTCCAGGTCGCGCCGCCGGTCCACCGCCAGGCGGCGGCGTCGAGCACCGTGGTCGTGCCGTCCGGGGCGACGAGGGTGCCCAGGGCGTAGTCGGTGGCGCCCGCGGCGTCCCGCAGGCGGTAGAGCATCAGGTCGCGGCCGTCGTCGAGCTGCAGGGCGAGCCAGTCCCATCCCTTCTGTCCGGTGCCGAGGGTCGAGGTGAAGATCTCCCGGTCGAGCCAGCTCGTGCCGGTCACGGCCACCGCGGCGTTGCCGCGCCGGACCGTGCCCGTCGTGGCCATGCGGGTCTGGCTGAAGTAGAGGCTGCCGGCGCCCCCGTCGCCGCTCTTGGGGCTGAAGCCGCCGTCGCCGTGGAACACCGGCCCGCGGCTCGGTGTGCAGACCAGGTCGTAGGCCAGGCCGGTGCGGTCGTCGCGCACCTGCAGGCCGAAGGAGCCGTCGCGCCAGCTCAGCTGCCAGCGCGCGTCCGTGCCTGCGGGGGCCCGGCACCAGGCCAGCACCGAATCGCCGGGCGCGCCGAAGCCGCCGAGGAACGGTGTCGGGCGCCGCAGCACTTCGCTGAATCGGTGGCCCGTCCGCGGATCGCTCACGGCGGCGTGGGCCAGGATCAGGTCGTCCGTGCGCCAGGCCGAGCCGGTGCTGTCCGGTCGGGCCGGCTGCACGCCCACGCGGAAGAACGTCAGCTGGTAGCCGAGCGGCTCGCCGCCGTCGGCCGGATCGAGATGGCCGGTGATGTACCACCATTCGGTCTTGTAGGCGGGGTGGGCGAAGAGGTCGCGGGGGAACGACCACGCGTAGCCGGGTGCGGCGGCCCGCCACGCCGGGTCGGCGGCGGGAGGCGCGGCGCCGGCGACGGCCAGCACGAGCAGGAGGGGCAGCAACAGTCGCTTCATCACAGGTCGTCCCTCGTCAGTTGGGATGGTCCGGCCAGGCCGGCCCGCAGGGCGGGCGCCACGGCGGCGGCCAGGGTGGCCAGCATCACCACCGCCGCCTGCTCGAGCAGGGCGGTCGCCGGCCAGTCGGGCCGGATCGTCCAGCCGAACCACTGGCGGTTGACCACCAGGATGAGCAGCGCCGCGAGACCGACGCCGCCGCCGAGTCCCATGACCAGGCCGAGGGCGCCCATGGCCGCGCCTTCGCCCATGAAGAGGCCGAAGATCTGGCGGCGGGTGGCGCCCAGGGTGCGCAGCAGGGCCAGTTCGCCCGTGCGCTGGCGCGACTGCACGAGCAGGGTGAGCGACACGCCGCACACGGCGGTCAGCAGGGCCAGGCTCTGCAGGGTGCGCGTGACGGCGAAGGTCTGGTCGAAGATGCCCATGACCTCGGTGCGCAGGTCGCGGTTCGAACGGAACACGAGCGGGCGTCCCCGGTGGGCGGCCTTGAGGTCGGCCACCACCGCCTCGACGTCCGCGCCCGGGGCCAGGAAGAGGGCGGCGTTGTTGGTGGGGCCGTCGCCGAAGTGGCGGACCAGGGCGTCCATGGTCAGGAAGGCCGTGCCGCCCTCGCTGGTGTAGTCGTAGGCCACGCCGGCCACCGCGAGGGCCACCGGGCCGCGGGGCCCGGCCAGGCGCAGGGTGTCGCCGGTGGCGAGTCCGGCCTTGCGGGCCAGGGGTTCGCCGATGAGCACGCGGCCGGCGTCGAGGCGGGCGGCGACCGTGTCCGCGTCGCCGGACAGCAGCGGCAGCCGCGTCGCCAGTTCGGTGCCCGGCAGGCCCGCGGTGCGGATGCCGCTGAGCCAGATGCGGTGCCGGCCGTCGGCGGTGCCCACCTGCAGGCGGCGCTGCTCCTCGACGGCGGCCACGTCTGGCCGGGCGCCGAGGGCGTCGATGAGAGGGCGATCCAGGAAGGCCTCGCTGCCCGCGCGCACCCACGACTCGGTGGTCACGTACACGTCGGCGCGGATCGTCACGTCGAGCCAGGTGGCCAGCGTCGCGCGGAAGCTGCCCACCAGCAGGGTGATGCCCACCAGCATGCTCACGGTGACGGCCAGGGCGGCCACGGCCAGGCTCGTGGTCTGCAGACGGGCCACCAGGTTGCGCAGGCTGAGCACGGGCCCCATGCCCCGGGGGCGGGCCAGGCGGCCGGCGGCGCGCACCACCGCGGGCACGAGCAGGGGCAGGGCCACCATCATCAGGGCGCCGTACACGAAGCCGCCCCAGCGCGTGGCCTCGCCGGCGCCCAGGAACCAGGCCGTGGCGGCGGCGGCGAGCAGGCCGGCGGCGAGTCCGAGGCGGCCGGCGAGGCGGCCGGTGTCCTCGTGCAGCGAGACCGGGGCCAGCAGGCGCAGCGTGTCGCGGCGCGACATCTCCCACGCGGGATAGGCGGCGCCGGCCATGGCGCCGAGCACACCGACGGCCGCGCCGAGAATGACCACGCCGGGAGGCAGGGCCAGCTTGTCGATGCCTTCGAGCACGTAGATGCTCGTCAAGGTGGCGCTGACCGTGTCCAGGTTGCGCAGGGCCACGAGGTAACCCAGGGGCACGCCGCCCAGCACCCCGAGCAGCCCCAGCGCGCCGGTCTCCAGCACGATCAGGCGGAAGGTGGCCGACGGATCGGCGCCGAGGCAGCGCAGCAGGCCGTACTCGCGGCGGCGGCGGGCGAGGGACGCCTGGACGCTGGTCAGCACCAGGAAGAGGCCCACGAAGACGCTGATCAGGCTGAGGGCCGTCAGGTTCAGGCGGAAGGCGCGCAGCAGGCCGGCGGCGTCCTGGCCGCGCTGCTCGGGTGTCAGCACGCGCACGCCGGGGCCGAGGCGTTCCTGCAGGCGCGGCGCCACGGCGAGGGCGTCGGCGCCGGCGCGCAGCTGGATGTCGATCTGGTGGATCAGGCCGGGTCGGGCGAGCAGATCCTGCGTGCCGCCGATGTCCATCACCGCGAGGCTGCGGGGGGCGAGAGGCTCGAAGCGCTGGAAATCGACGAGGGCGCCCACCACCAGCCCGGCGGTGCGGCTGCCGCTGCTCACCCGCAGGGTGTCGCCCACCGCCCAGCCGTGCCGGCGGGCCATGTCGGGCGTGACGGCGACCCACGCGGGCCGCCGCAGGATCGCCAGGGGATCGCGCCCGGCCGTCGTGTCGTCCGCGCCGGCGGAAAAGGGGAAGCGGACGGGGGCCAGGATGTCGGCGCCGACCACGTCCAGCAGCACGGCCGGGTCGTCGACCAGGGCCACGTCCACCCGGCACAGGGGCCACGCCGCCTGCACGTCCGGGTCGGCGAGCACCGGCGCGAGCAGGCTCTCGGCGAAGGCGGGCACCGTGCCCACCACCGACAGGTCGGCCTGGCCGCTGACCGCGCGCACCGAGCCGTTGAAGGCCTGCAACGCACCGCGGTTCAGGGTCTGGATGGCGACCACCGACGCCACGCCGAGGGCCACACCGAAGACCGTCAGCAGGAAGAGCGTGCGCGACTCGCGCACCTGCCGCTGCACCGAACGCCAGACGAAGCGGATCACGGCCCGGCGTTCCCGGCGCGGGCCAGACGGCCGTCGTGCAGGCGCCACACCTCGTCGGCGCCGGCCGCCAGCTCGGTGCTGTGGGTCACGTAGAGCAGGGTGCCGCCCTCGTCGCGCACCAGTTCGTGCAGCAGGGCCATGACCTCGCGGCCGCTCGCCTCGTCGAGGCTGCCGGTGGGCTCGTCGGCCAGGACCAGGCCCGGCCGACGCAGCAGGGCGCGGCACAGGGCCACCCGCTGCTGTTCGCCGCCGCTCAGGCGCGAGACCGGATCGTCGTGGCGCGCGCCGAGCCCGACCCGCTCGAGCAGGTCGCGGGCGCGGTCCTGCACGGCGCGGCCGCCCTCGCCGCCCACCCAGGCGGGCAGGGCCACGTTCTCGCCCACCGACAGGTGGGGCAGCAGGTGGAAGAACTGGAACACGAGGCCCACGTGGCGGCCGCGCACCCGGGTGCGTTCGCTCTCGCCGCAACCGGTCAGGTCGGTGCCGAAGAGGGTGATGCGGCCGGCGGTGGGCGTGGACACCCCCGCCGCCAGGTGCAGCAGCGTCGACTTGCCGCTGCCGCTGCGCCCGACCAGCGCCACCGAGCGGCCCGCGGGCAGGTCGAACGAGACGTCGCGCAGCACGGTGCGCGGCCCCGCCTCGCCGGCGGGGAACGCCATCGTCACCTCGTCGAAGCGGAGCACCGGCGCCGCCATGATCAGACGTGGTTGCGCAGCATCAGCTCGCGCGGGTGGGGGTTCAGGTAGGTCTGGCGGTTCACGTAGGGCACGTCGTGCAGTTCGATGTAGTGCTTCACCAGGGTCATCGGCACGATGAGCGGCACCAGTCCGGCGCGGTAGTCCTCGACGACGGCCAGCACCCGGTGCTGCTCGGCGTTGGACACGTGCTCGCGCAGGTAGCCCGTGATGTGCTGCAGGGTGTTGACGTGGCGCTTGACCGTGGCCATGCGCGCCAGGGCCGCCATGAACCCGGCCATGTAGGCGTCGCGGAACTCGGCGCGGTCGTGCTGCTTCACGGCGGCTACGAGCTGGCCGAGCCGCTTCAGGGCGGCCGGATCGTGGGCCATCAGCAGGTACTTCTCGGCGGCGTGGAAGTCGACCACTTGGCCACGGGTCCAGCGCCCGGCGAAGAGGGTGCGCAGCCGGTGCAGGGCGAAGACGCGCTCGATGAAGTTCTCGCGCAGGCCCGGGTCGGTCAGGCGGCCCTCCTCCTCGATGGGCACCAGCGGGTGGCGCGCGGCGAAGGCGGCGGCGAAGAGCCCGCGGCCCTGCCGGATGGGCATGCCCTGGTCCCGGTACACCTTCACGCGGAAGGCGCCGCAGCTGGGGGAGTTCTTCTTGAAGATGAAGCCGCAGAGGTCGTCGCCGGCGAGCTGCCGCGCGCGACCGGCGGCCCAGCGGTTCATGCGATCGGTCCAGTCGGCGCCCGAGCCGGGGGCGACCATGCGCGGCGCCTCCGGATCGCCGGCCAGGCGCACCGTCTCGCGCGGCGTGCCCATGCCGATCTCCGCCTCGGGGCACACGCGCACCAGGTCGAAGTGCTCGCCGAGGGTGCCGACCACGTAGCGGTCGCGGGCGTGGCCGCCGTCGTAGCGGACCTCGTCGCCCAGCAGGCAGGCGCTCACGCCGACCCGGATCTCCGGGCGCGGCGACGACGGACGGGGGGTGTCGGACGGGCTCATGGCCGCTCCTCGCGGGCGATTTCCGGGGGTGGTGTCGGGTGGTGGGACCCTCGTGCCCCGGCCCGCACGGGCGGGCCGGGAAAAGCAGCGGGGATCCCCCATAAGGTCGGGTTGCCGACCGGATTCCGCTACCGTAAATTGTCGGTCCACCCCCCCTGAAAACACGAAGGAAGCGGATGCGAGCGCGACGCGACACGGCGGCCCGTCTGGGCCTCATCCTGGGACTGCTCCTGGCGGCGGGCGGGACGGCAATGGCCGCCGGGCTGGCCGGCCGGGTGACCGACGCCGAGACGGGCCTGCCCCTGGCCGGGGTCGAGGTGACCCTCTCCGGCGCGACGCCGCGGCCCGCCGGAGTGCCGGACCTGCGGCGCACCGACTCCGCGGGCCGCTTCGCCTGGCCGGACCTGCCCCCGGCCGCCTGGACCTTCGCCGCGGCCACGCCCGGCTACGAGACCGTGACCCTGGCGGTCGACCTGCCGCCGGAGGGCCTGGCCGACCTCGTCATCGCCCTGCCCCTGCAGGCCTTCGAGCTCGAGGGCCTCGTGGTCGTCGGCGGCACCGCCGACATCGAGGGCGACCTGCAGACCGGCTACGTGAACCTCGACCGGCAGACCCTGTCCGAGGTGCCCGGCATCATCGAGGACGACCCGGTGCGCGCCCTGCAGTTCCTGCCCGGCGTGCAGTCCGCGTCCGACATCTCGAGCGGCCTGTACATCCGCGGCGGCGGGCCCGACCAGACGCTCATCCTCATGGACGGCGTCACGGTGTACAACCCGACCCACGCCTTCGGCTTCTTCTCGACCTTCAACAACGACGCCGTGGCGGACGTGAGCCTGTACAAGGGGGCCTACCCGGCGGAGTACGGCGGCCGCCTCGGCGCCGTCGTCGACGTGGACATGGTCGAGGACACCAGCCCCGAAACGTCCGGCCGGGTGGGGCTGAGCCTGATCTCCGGCCGCCTCTTCCTGCAGGGCCGGGCGGGGCCCGACCAGTGGTACCTGGCCGGCCGGCGCAGCTTCCTCGAGCCGCTCCTGAAGGCCATCGACACGCCCGAGGATCCGATCCCCTCGTGGTATTTCTACGACGCCAACGCCGGCTACACGACCACCCGCGGCGGCGGCGTCACCCACCTGGGCTTCTACCACGGCCGCGACCAGGTCGACGTGCAGGCCGACGTCGACACGGGCATCGACCTGGGCTGGGGCAACACCGTGGCCCTGCTGCGGCACGAGCGCTTCCTGACCGACGACCTCGAGGGCCGGGTCACCCTCTCGCACAGCCGCTACGGCAGCGACACCGACGCCGAGATCCTGGCCACGACCTTCCGCATCGACAACCGCGTCGAGGACACGACCCTGGCCGCCAGGCTCGATTGGCGCGCCAGCGACGCCCACCGCCTGGTCGGCGGCCTCGGCCATTCGTGGTACGACTTCCGCTACCGGCAGGTCTTCGCCGAGGAGACGGGCATCGACTACCGCTCGCGCCCGGGCGAGCTGGCCGCCTTCGCCGAGGATCGCTGGTTCGTCGACGACCGCAGCACCGTCCGCACCGGCCTGCGCTACCGCCGCCTCA
This region of bacterium genomic DNA includes:
- a CDS encoding ABC transporter ATP-binding protein, with translation MAAPVLRFDEVTMAFPAGEAGPRTVLRDVSFDLPAGRSVALVGRSGSGKSTLLHLAAGVSTPTAGRITLFGTDLTGCGESERTRVRGRHVGLVFQFFHLLPHLSVGENVALPAWVGGEGGRAVQDRARDLLERVGLGARHDDPVSRLSGGEQQRVALCRALLRRPGLVLADEPTGSLDEASGREVMALLHELVRDEGGTLLYVTHSTELAAGADEVWRLHDGRLARAGNAGP
- a CDS encoding DUF4397 domain-containing protein, producing the protein MNVTTKSLTMLLLLALGAFALTGCSDDDENPMTPDMGSGAMLRVVHASPDAPAVDIYAEGVSAPLLTDVSYTETSAWLDLAAGTYNIQLRAAGADPASAPAYETGDLTVPAGATITALAVGLLGSTDADARFRVIPLVEDWQDPGSGNAAVRLVHGSADAPAVAIDVGNDGTPEISGFARFADSGADGVPLPAGAALDVGIWAGSPLSRVTAFRTPALPEANIILVATGLVGERPRDADGFGLLAVGPAGTIGLIRQNPSVFVLHGSPDAPAVDVFVSGTDVELIDALAFGELSAPVQVAPGSYALDVKVAAGGATAATITTPELMAGERYLVVASGFVGGSQPGFTVLPLAEQFADDMDARVRVVHASPDAPAVDVGVVTADKAFTPLAPFSDLAFGAASEATGLSVGPAALTLGVAATGTIDPVATFDVTLSAGQQAFAVAAGSLTGTGEGFRLMLVDTTGFPWVTASVLPNGMN
- a CDS encoding ABC transporter permease gives rise to the protein MIRFVWRSVQRQVRESRTLFLLTVFGVALGVASVVAIQTLNRGALQAFNGSVRAVSGQADLSVVGTVPAFAESLLAPVLADPDVQAAWPLCRVDVALVDDPAVLLDVVGADILAPVRFPFSAGADDTTAGRDPLAILRRPAWVAVTPDMARRHGWAVGDTLRVSSGSRTAGLVVGALVDFQRFEPLAPRSLAVMDIGGTQDLLARPGLIHQIDIQLRAGADALAVAPRLQERLGPGVRVLTPEQRGQDAAGLLRAFRLNLTALSLISVFVGLFLVLTSVQASLARRRREYGLLRCLGADPSATFRLIVLETGALGLLGVLGGVPLGYLVALRNLDTVSATLTSIYVLEGIDKLALPPGVVILGAAVGVLGAMAGAAYPAWEMSRRDTLRLLAPVSLHEDTGRLAGRLGLAAGLLAAAATAWFLGAGEATRWGGFVYGALMMVALPLLVPAVVRAAGRLARPRGMGPVLSLRNLVARLQTTSLAVAALAVTVSMLVGITLLVGSFRATLATWLDVTIRADVYVTTESWVRAGSEAFLDRPLIDALGARPDVAAVEEQRRLQVGTADGRHRIWLSGIRTAGLPGTELATRLPLLSGDADTVAARLDAGRVLIGEPLARKAGLATGDTLRLAGPRGPVALAVAGVAYDYTSEGGTAFLTMDALVRHFGDGPTNNAALFLAPGADVEAVVADLKAAHRGRPLVFRSNRDLRTEVMGIFDQTFAVTRTLQSLALLTAVCGVSLTLLVQSRQRTGELALLRTLGATRRQIFGLFMGEGAAMGALGLVMGLGGGVGLAALLILVVNRQWFGWTIRPDWPATALLEQAAVVMLATLAAAVAPALRAGLAGPSQLTRDDL
- a CDS encoding carotenoid 1,2-hydratase → MKRLLLPLLLVLAVAGAAPPAADPAWRAAAPGYAWSFPRDLFAHPAYKTEWWYITGHLDPADGGEPLGYQLTFFRVGVQPARPDSTGSAWRTDDLILAHAAVSDPRTGHRFSEVLRRPTPFLGGFGAPGDSVLAWCRAPAGTDARWQLSWRDGSFGLQVRDDRTGLAYDLVCTPSRGPVFHGDGGFSPKSGDGGAGSLYFSQTRMATTGTVRRGNAAVAVTGTSWLDREIFTSTLGTGQKGWDWLALQLDDGRDLMLYRLRDAAGATDYALGTLVAPDGTTTVLDAAAWRWTGGATWTSPHTGAEYPVAWRLQVPGAGLDLRLEAVLPDQENVSPRTGIHYWEGAMRVRDAGSGETRGRAFVELTGYGEGSRPPV
- a CDS encoding TonB-dependent receptor plug domain-containing protein — translated: MRARRDTAARLGLILGLLLAAGGTAMAAGLAGRVTDAETGLPLAGVEVTLSGATPRPAGVPDLRRTDSAGRFAWPDLPPAAWTFAAATPGYETVTLAVDLPPEGLADLVIALPLQAFELEGLVVVGGTADIEGDLQTGYVNLDRQTLSEVPGIIEDDPVRALQFLPGVQSASDISSGLYIRGGGPDQTLILMDGVTVYNPTHAFGFFSTFNNDAVADVSLYKGAYPAEYGGRLGAVVDVDMVEDTSPETSGRVGLSLISGRLFLQGRAGPDQWYLAGRRSFLEPLLKAIDTPEDPIPSWYFYDANAGYTTTRGGGVTHLGFYHGRDQVDVQADVDTGIDLGWGNTVALLRHERFLTDDLEGRVTLSHSRYGSDTDAEILATTFRIDNRVEDTTLAARLDWRASDAHRLVGGLGHSWYDFRYRQVFAEETGIDYRSRPGELAAFAEDRWFVDDRSTVRTGLRYRRLSDGDRQLWEPRFSASRQVRDDLRLKLGGGLYHQQLQLVSTEGFSSGDFYVPIDETAAPGRSLQVVLGADWDADPRTRVSLEAYNTDLDELVVLDNNVPVDQNSFAADDLFVTGGKGYARGVELFVRHARENWTGWVGYTLGWTERNFAEINGGADFVPKYDRRHDLNLLLTRQTGSWKISAAFRYATGQAFTPAAARYQIQDPATGEVEDTGQILSGARNSGRLLPYHRLDLSARRPIRLFGLDGEFVAQVFNVYNRRNEWFVQYDTENDVTEATVVKMLPLIPSVGVNLDF
- a CDS encoding fasciclin domain-containing protein translates to MKTTLKNLTLTVATLALTVAPLSAHAHCGACGSGEAHAEHAKADAHAHQAELPAIYPLAKGAGFKTLTAAVEAAGLDETLTKGGPFTVFAPTDEAFAKLPEGTVAHLLANPEQLKKVLLLHVVSGKVAAADVVKLHEAESLNGEKLTIDTKDGVKIDGAKVVQTDIEASNGIVHVIDTVLIPENL
- a CDS encoding DUF1722 domain-containing protein, which produces MSPSDTPRPSSPRPEIRVGVSACLLGDEVRYDGGHARDRYVVGTLGEHFDLVRVCPEAEIGMGTPRETVRLAGDPEAPRMVAPGSGADWTDRMNRWAAGRARQLAGDDLCGFIFKKNSPSCGAFRVKVYRDQGMPIRQGRGLFAAAFAARHPLVPIEEEGRLTDPGLRENFIERVFALHRLRTLFAGRWTRGQVVDFHAAEKYLLMAHDPAALKRLGQLVAAVKQHDRAEFRDAYMAGFMAALARMATVKRHVNTLQHITGYLREHVSNAEQHRVLAVVEDYRAGLVPLIVPMTLVKHYIELHDVPYVNRQTYLNPHPRELMLRNHV